DNA sequence from the Serratia marcescens genome:
GCCCGGCAGTTTCACCGTTGCCGCCCCCATAGGCGGGACCATGACATTGGCTAATGAACGTGTGCCGGCATTCAATTCCGTGACGGTCAGAAAATAGGGTGTTGGATTATTCAGTACCAGTGTGTTCGCATCGCGTTTAAACGTCAGTTTTCCGGGGGCCTGATCAGGCGCCATACTGAGATTTTGTGGGCGATACAACAATTTGATTCGGCTCGTTATCGCCAGTTGAAGCGTATTTTCTTTCTGTTTTGCCTTGTCCAGAGAAGGAATGGCTTTGACGTTGACCCAGAAAAGACTTTCGCGGTCTTTAGGTAAGGCGTTATTGGTTGCATCAATAATACGCAGTGTATTTTCTCTTTTCCCCTGCATGAGGAACAACGGCGGAGTAATAACGAATCGGCCTTCTTTTTGACCATCATCGTTCTCGAGCCAAGATTGAATAAGAAAGGTGTCTTTATCATTATTGTTGCTCACACCCAGAGTGACCTGTTTCTGTTCTGCCGGATAAATAACGCGTGTTGCCCCAAGAGCCACGCCCGCTTCAACATGCGGAGTACAAAATACGACTGCCAAAGCCAGCAGTGAACCCATGACGTTTCCGGTCGTTTTCATTTTAATCACGTTAACCTCTTGGGGCGGATAACCGCCGTTTTAACCTTTTGCGCGCGCTTATCTCATCCGAGATAAAAGTTTCTACGCGAAAACGAGTGTTTTATTGGTATGTCAAAGAGAACCAAGCCTGGGCATTTGCAGCACCACCGATAACCGTATTGCCGGTTGCCCGATATTTGGCGACAAATTGCAAGATACGCGTTCCTTTAGTCAGCGGTTTCCAAGACTGAGGTTCTGAATTAATGGCTATGAGTTGCCCCTGTTCATCGAACAGGGCGATGCCGACGCCAGACGCAATCCCCTCGCCTTCGCCAACCGACAGAACATCAGGGTTTTTGCCATCGGCTAAGCCGTGAAAGACGATACCGACGCGATCGCTGACATTGGGATTACAATCCTGGAGATGCAAACTGAACGGCACCGGATCGGCGTCATCCCCTGCATCCTTGAAACGGTTACTGCTAACCTGTCCCATGCGAACAACCAGTTGCCTGTCACCCGCCTCAACCGTACAGGCTTCAGCGATGAGCTCCCCCTGAAAGCGCATCTGTCCTCCAGGAAGCGTGACGTTCCACTTGTTGCCGGCGATAGACAGAGGAGCAATGAAAAGCAGGCAGAGTCCCAGTCTGGTTTTGAGCATCGCTTATTCCCTCTTCGATAGCTGAAAACAGGCCGTCCTGGCCTGATTAAGCATCCTTGCAGACTGGTATTACTGGTATTGAACTTTAAAGTTGGCGTTCGCGTTGGCAGTACCAGGAGTAGCCGCACCGGTGGCGATGTAACGTGCCTGGAATGGCAGAGTGTTGTTGCCGTCATTCAGAGTGGCAGCAGTACTGAAGGTTGCACCGTCGAATGCCAGCGCTTGACCTGCTTTGTCCAGCACCTGCACACCTACGTTGGTAGCACCGCCCGCAGAGGAGCCTTCCAGAGCCAGAGCAGTTGGGTTCTCAGCATTGACAGCAACACCAGAGAATGCAATGGCCGCTTTGGTAGCAACGGTGGTATCGCAATCGCTCAGCTGAATGTTGAAGCCTACAGCAGAGCTGGTTTTCCCCGCCTCGCTCAGCGTGCCAGTTTTGACCTGGCCCAGCTGGACGGTTTGGTCTACAGAACCGGCATCAACGGCGCAAGCAGCGTTAACTACTTCACCTTTAAAGTGAACGGTACCACCGTTAACGGTAGTAGTTGCTGCATGAGCCAGGCCAGCAGTCATCAGAGAGGCGGCAATCAAGGTGTTGATAAGACGGATCTTACGCATAAGTTCAAAACTCCATGTCTTGGTAAAAGGCCAATAATTGGCATAACAACTTGATTCACATGAGCATTTTTTCTGTTTGTCTCGCGCCAAATCGAACACGGAAAGACAAAAAAAGTAGTCAAAATGAACCAAATTGTTAAATTAAGAACTATTCGCTACAAACATGAATTTATATGATATATTCTATTGATGTTGTCTGTTAAATTGAAACTAATGTGGTTATAACTGGTTGTTGGGCGGTTTTTTTGCGAGCAATGAAGGTCAGGGGGGAGCAGAAAATGAGAGAAGCATTAAAAATCACCCCTGGTGAATTAATTAAATAACATTAAATATCAATCTAATAGAAAATAGTTGAAATGGATGAGAAAAAAAATTTGACTTAATGGGGCTTTTTTATAAAAATTACACAGTTTGGTTCATTTTGACTTGTTTTCCTTTATTTTTCCCTGCCATAATCCCTGAAAGCGCTCGGCATTACTTGCCGTATACAGAACGGTGTGCTGGATATTCCTGTGCCCCAAATAATCCTGTATCAGACGAGTATCTGCCCCGATATTGGCAAGGGCATAACCGCAGGCGTGACGTAACATATGAGGGTACAGACTAAGCGGGATCGCCGCCTGTCGGCCATAACGACGCAGCAGGTTATACGCCTGCTGACGAGATAGCGGACCGCCTTTCTGGGAGAGAAAAATCCAGGGACTATCGGCGTTGCTCCAGCCCTGACGCTGGGTTAGCCAGTTTTCCAGCAACCGTATTTCAATCGGCAGCAGTGGATGGGTCGTTGTCAGACCATTTTTTAGACGGCGCACGTGAATGATCGCATCATTCAGATTCAGATCCGACAGCGTCAACCGACAGATTTCGCTGATCCGAAAGCCGTGGATAAAACACATCTGAAACAAACATTCGTCGCGAATGCCGTATTTCCCATGACGCGTGGCCTGCAATAATCGGTTGATTTCATCTTGCGTTAAATATTTTCTTTTTTTCATTCTGTCGGGTTCCTGATTGAACATCACTCGCTTCATCCGTTTTTTGATAGCGCGACAGAATAGCGAACTGCGCCAGGGAAAGGAATCCACCTGAACGGCGCAAGGGGCAGTAACAACGGCACTGTTGCAAAGTTCGCTATGAGATAGCCTGTTGCTTTTTGAAAGGCATTATATTTCAAAGGCTCTGCTCACCAGGCGCATCTCGCCCAGAGGATCACCATAATAAAATGCTGAAGCCGGGCCTTTGCGCAGTGCCCGCATCACTTCAATCCCCTTTATCGTGGCGTAAGCCGTTTTCATGGATTTAAATCCCAGCGTGGCGCCGATTATTCTTTTCAGTTTGCCGTGATCGCATTCAATGACGTTATTCCGGTACTTAATCTGCCGGTGTTCTACGTCAGGCGGGCATCGACCTTCGCGTTTGAGCAGTACCAGCGCAGTCGTTTCTCTATTTCAGGAGCATAACGCTGAACCCAGCGGTAAATCGTGGTGTGGTCAACATTCACACCACGTTCTGCCAGCATCTCCTGCTGTTACGATAGCTGATGTCGTATTTACAGTACCAGCGTACCGCCCACAGGATAATTTCACGCTGAAAATGCCGGCCTTTGAATGGGTTCATGTGCTGCTCCATCAGCAAAATATGTCGATGAGTTTTTCACCTGCAGATTTTTGCAACAGTACCCCCAATTCTGAATAGAGGTAGCATTACTATCGTCTGAAAATAACCAAAAAACCTGTCACTTAAACTTCCATACATTAACCTTGGTATTATTAATAAATCTATTTACAATATCCGTAATAAAGGGTGACCTCGAGTGAGGAGGTTCGCTGGCATCTAATAATGGATACCACAATAAATTCTTTTTCTTTACTTCTCTGCTGACCAAAACGAAACCTTTAGCATGCATTGCTAATAAAGCAGCCCTTGCTTTGTATATGCTAATCCCAGCCACATCTGCCACCTCCCTGGTTGTCGGCCAATTCTCTATCGGAAGATTCACCCCCCTAGATAATTCAGAATTATCTGATTCCACAAGTTGATTTAATACTTGTAGTAAAAAGTGGGTATCTATGTTGGAACTCATTAATGTCATTTCCCCCATGGAAAACTATCGTTTATTTATAATAAATTTACACATCATTTACAAAAACTAAAAACTTAACTCATAAATATAGTCATGCGACATTCAATTTTGCATAATCAGAAACGCCAACATAAAATCATTACATTAACACTTGAGGCGCAATAAATTAGATGTATATGTCGTATAATATTCTTTTATGGCTCATTGATGTTTTGTTTAGAGATTGCCAGCCCTGCTCTAGAAAAGTGTATCCAGCTGTAAAGTGGTGAATATGCATACCGCTTAAGCTCTATATATCCTCCTTACAAAGACTACAAATTAGTCTGAGCAGTGACTTTAGTGATATAAATTTGACATTACATGGAAGGGGCATCCAGTGCTGAAAATAAACTTTACTTTATGAAAGCCGTCCGGAAGTTGGACAGGATCGTGGTAAACCGTGGCTACCCGCTGAAGATGTGGATGGACAACGACCCAAAATTGGTCTCACTTACACTAGTATAGTGGTCAGAATAATATGGTGTGCAGTTCGAATTTATTAAGTCTGGCAAGCCAACATAAAATGCTTTATCGAACAATTGAACCTGACATACCGGATAGAAATCCTGGATTTTTACCTGTTCATAACACTAAATGAAGTATGTGAAATCACAGAACGCTGACCGATAGAATATAACAACGGGCGGCCCCATGAACTGATGCCCCTCTGAATAACCTGACACCGGAAGAGTAACGACTGAAGACTGAAGACTGAAGACTGAAAAACCTGAATTATCAAAGGCGTATAAAACAAAAGTTGGGACGCTTACAGCTAATCATCAAAAAGAGAATATGATACTTTACAGGCTAGATTGTTAAAAAATGTAAAACAACAACCAACCAGAATACAAAGCAAAAAAAATAATGATACACAACAGAATGTGGCGCTGTGCTCGTTGAATTTTAATTCTCAGCCCCCCCCCTGACCTTGACAAAAAAGTCCCATTATTTTTACCATAAAAACGCCAACCGTTGATATTTGCCATCTGAAGTTTCTTTGCATATTAATATCCAGAAAATTCAAATAGTCTCCTTCAGGGTTATGCTCGTTTATCGACGATATCCGAAATTGCGCGCGAGGTCATAAATGCCCATCCACCGATCATCCTTGACCTCAGTACGCTGAAGTCGGAGCCCAGAAGATGGCCTACACCATGAAGGCGAGCGACATGAGACACGTTCATGCCGGGCTCCATAGTCTGCTGAATAATGGCAATTTTTTCCTGCGGTGTACGACGGCGACGCCGTTCAGGTCCTGATAACACTTCAACCATCTTATTATTCTGACTGGTGTTAAACATAGTTCTAAGACTACCTCTTATTTTAAGAGAGGCGAAGTGTCTGGTGATCTATGGGGCTAGTCTAGTGATCCTCTGGGCGAGATGCGCCTGGTGAGCAGAGCCTTTGAAATATAATGCTTTTCAAAAATCAACAGGCTACCTCATAGCGAACTTTGCAACAGTGCCGTTATTAATGTCTAGGAAACTCAAAAGGAGAAATTGAGTTTCCTAGACATGTACTATCCTACCAAATGCGACTTATTCCTGAGTACAGTTTAAGGCAGCGAACATAGTTTGAGCCGCCACACAAGAGGCTGCGCTACCGTCTTGCCAGTTACTCCCCCAACAAGTGTTCTCCATTACTGATTGATAGTCCTTACATTTTGGATCATTTTCCGCCTGAGCGAATCCAGAAACAATTAGTAATGAAAGTGCTAAAGGTAAAACCACCTTAATCTTACTGTTCACAAATATACCCTCCTATTATTTCCGCTTTGGTAAAGTTAAACCATCTGAGTAAGGAACACTATATTATATACAATAGATATGACTTACATTAATAGCTTAGAGACAGTTCAAGTATACCTCCTTTCAGAATTATTAAAACCCACCACAAATAAAAACCTGATAACGACAATATTCACTTCTCATGATGTTTTTTTAAATGATAAAGCACCAAATACTAACTTTATTTGAAATTAGATATCGCCAACTGTGTTGATCCAGGCCCGAAACTTTG
Encoded proteins:
- the fimA gene encoding type 1 fimbrial major subunit FimA is translated as MRKIRLINTLIAASLMTAGLAHAATTTVNGGTVHFKGEVVNAACAVDAGSVDQTVQLGQVKTGTLSEAGKTSSAVGFNIQLSDCDTTVATKAAIAFSGVAVNAENPTALALEGSSAGGATNVGVQVLDKAGQALAFDGATFSTAATLNDGNNTLPFQARYIATGAATPGTANANANFKVQYQ
- a CDS encoding fimbrial protein, producing the protein MLKTRLGLCLLFIAPLSIAGNKWNVTLPGGQMRFQGELIAEACTVEAGDRQLVVRMGQVSSNRFKDAGDDADPVPFSLHLQDCNPNVSDRVGIVFHGLADGKNPDVLSVGEGEGIASGVGIALFDEQGQLIAINSEPQSWKPLTKGTRILQFVAKYRATGNTVIGGAANAQAWFSLTYQ
- a CDS encoding tyrosine-type DNA invertase, translating into MKKRKYLTQDEINRLLQATRHGKYGIRDECLFQMCFIHGFRISEICRLTLSDLNLNDAIIHVRRLKNGLTTTHPLLPIEIRLLENWLTQRQGWSNADSPWIFLSQKGGPLSRQQAYNLLRRYGRQAAIPLSLYPHMLRHACGYALANIGADTRLIQDYLGHRNIQHTVLYTASNAERFQGLWQGKIKENKSK
- a CDS encoding FaeA/PapI family transcriptional regulator, whose protein sequence is MSSNIDTHFLLQVLNQLVESDNSELSRGVNLPIENWPTTREVADVAGISIYKARAALLAMHAKGFVLVSREVKKKNLLWYPLLDASEPPHSRSPFITDIVNRFINNTKVNVWKFK
- a CDS encoding fimbria/pilus periplasmic chaperone, whose product is MIKMKTTGNVMGSLLALAVVFCTPHVEAGVALGATRVIYPAEQKQVTLGVSNNNDKDTFLIQSWLENDDGQKEGRFVITPPLFLMQGKRENTLRIIDATNNALPKDRESLFWVNVKAIPSLDKAKQKENTLQLAITSRIKLLYRPQNLSMAPDQAPGKLTFKRDANTLVLNNPTPYFLTVTELNAGTRSLANVMVPPMGAATVKLPGDAGSAITYRTINDYGALTSVMKGTLQ